The Bacteroidales bacterium genome segment TTACAAAAAACTCCGCATCATCTCTTCCCGGCTCTCCGCTCCTCTGATAAGATATAATACCTGACATACGACCGGCTAATGCTGTAGTCAGGTTACTCGACGGTACTTTCAAATCACTCGGATTAATAGTTGTAATCGAGGCTATTACACTTTCTTTCTTTTGTTTACCAAATGCGACAACGGTTACCTCATCAAGTTCATTGGCTTTCGGGCTGAGTTGTACGTTGATATTCCGCTGATCTCCGACTGTCGTACTTTGAGTTTCATAACCAACAAAGGAAAATTCCAGCACATCTTCTGCTTTCAGATTACCCATCACAAAAGTACCGTCCAGATCAGTACTCACCCCTTTAGTACTTCCACGCACCTGAACATTTGCACCCGGTAAAGATTCGCCTGTCTCATCAATTACTTTCCCTGTAACAGTTATATTCTGCCCCCAGACAGGAACCAT includes the following:
- a CDS encoding TonB-dependent receptor, producing the protein MFGLLLIYMVPVWGQNITVTGKVIDETGESLPGANVQVRGSTKGVSTDLDGTFVMGNLKAEDVLEFSFVGYETQSTTVGDQRNINVQLSPKANELDEVTVVAFGKQKKESVIASITTINPSDLKVPSSNLTTALAGRMSGIISYQRSGEPGRDDAEFFVRGVTTFGYKKSPLILIDGIELSTTDLARLQPDDIASFSIMKDAT